Proteins co-encoded in one Natrinema sp. CBA1119 genomic window:
- a CDS encoding universal stress protein, with translation MTAPETSATFDRLLFPTDGSEGAATALEHVLDIAAEHGSTVHVLTVMDTVLYSPFQMEGDVVDALEREADRIVRDAADRAEGRGIDAVTAVERGEPYREIIDYAASHDIDLTVMPTHGRRGLERFLLGSTTERVVRRADGPVLTIRPDAETELTYPYRHVLAPTDGSECARDALELGVDVASTTGAALHLLTVVDVVSVGVDVRSDIKTAMLEAAADEILDEASSVAETRGVEPAAETVAYESSVQEAIRSYIEEQDIDLVVVGTHGRTGFDRYVLGSVTEHLIRTAPVPVLTVRESASEGS, from the coding sequence GTGACCGCTCCCGAAACGAGCGCGACGTTCGATCGCCTCCTCTTCCCAACCGACGGCAGTGAGGGGGCGGCCACCGCGCTCGAGCACGTCCTCGATATCGCTGCCGAACACGGGTCGACGGTGCACGTTCTCACCGTCATGGATACGGTGCTGTACAGTCCGTTTCAGATGGAGGGCGACGTTGTCGATGCCCTCGAGCGGGAGGCCGACCGAATCGTGCGCGACGCCGCCGACCGAGCAGAGGGCCGGGGAATCGACGCGGTCACCGCGGTCGAGAGGGGAGAACCGTATCGGGAGATTATCGACTACGCAGCGTCGCACGATATCGACCTCACCGTCATGCCGACGCACGGACGTCGGGGGCTCGAGCGGTTCCTGCTGGGCAGTACCACCGAGCGCGTCGTCAGGCGTGCGGACGGCCCTGTACTGACGATACGCCCGGACGCCGAAACCGAGTTGACGTATCCGTACCGACACGTGCTGGCCCCGACCGACGGAAGCGAGTGTGCGAGGGACGCGCTCGAGTTAGGCGTCGACGTCGCGAGCACGACCGGCGCGGCGCTTCACCTCCTTACGGTCGTCGACGTCGTCAGCGTTGGCGTCGACGTCCGCTCCGATATCAAAACGGCGATGCTCGAGGCGGCCGCGGACGAGATCCTCGACGAGGCGTCGTCGGTCGCGGAAACCCGTGGCGTCGAGCCGGCCGCTGAAACGGTTGCGTACGAGTCATCGGTCCAGGAGGCGATCCGCTCGTACATCGAGGAACAGGACATCGATCTCGTCGTCGTCGGGACCCACGGCCGGACGGGCTTCGATCGGTACGTGCTGGGAAGCGTCACCGAGCACCTCATTCGAACGGCTCCGGTTCCCGTCCTAACGGTCCGTGAATCGGCATCTGAGGGGTCGTAG
- a CDS encoding DUF2270 domain-containing protein: protein MDRESTKDVDPNDAEHREIGAGLLDEDMGPSSAMAHLYRGEIHRMKFWRERLDQTTYWAIVVMSAILTWSFSSRNNPHYVVLLGAAAVTAFLVIEARRYRGYDIWRGRVRTFQKNVFAYGLDPSAGVVDPSWREKLSQDYRRPTIKISIEEAIAHRLRRIYLVLYTIILGAWVIRVTSFASRSWPESAAIGEIPGLLVFAVVAACYLLAVFVTVRPRTWEAEDELHEAEIGRHR, encoded by the coding sequence ATGGACAGAGAGTCGACGAAAGACGTCGATCCGAACGACGCAGAACACCGGGAGATAGGGGCCGGCCTCCTGGACGAAGACATGGGACCGAGTTCGGCCATGGCCCACCTCTACCGCGGCGAGATCCACCGGATGAAGTTCTGGCGCGAGCGGCTCGATCAGACGACGTACTGGGCGATCGTCGTGATGAGCGCGATCCTGACGTGGTCGTTCTCGAGTCGGAACAATCCCCACTACGTCGTGTTGCTGGGTGCGGCGGCAGTGACCGCGTTTCTGGTCATCGAGGCCCGTCGCTACCGCGGGTACGACATCTGGCGCGGACGCGTCCGAACGTTCCAGAAGAACGTCTTCGCGTACGGGCTCGACCCCTCCGCCGGTGTCGTCGATCCGTCGTGGCGCGAGAAGCTGAGTCAGGACTACCGACGACCGACGATCAAGATCTCAATCGAAGAGGCGATCGCCCATCGCCTGCGGCGGATCTACCTGGTTCTGTATACGATAATCCTGGGTGCGTGGGTCATCCGCGTCACGTCGTTCGCCAGCCGATCGTGGCCCGAAAGCGCCGCAATCGGCGAGATCCCCGGTCTCCTCGTCTTTGCGGTGGTCGCCGCGTGCTACCTCCTCGCCGTGTTCGTCACGGTCCGGCCGCGAACGTGGGAAGCCGAGGACGAACTCCACGAGGCGGAGATCGGCCGGCACCGCTGA
- a CDS encoding SHOCT domain-containing protein, translating into MATDDSLIRTLLIVIVAILLLPVLMMAITMPMMGVWGGGHMWDGGMWNGTGATWMWPLMSIIPLLVILGLGYLLYSAVRQSGGQRADPALEELRTAYARGDLTDEEFEERRERLRREK; encoded by the coding sequence ATGGCAACCGACGATTCTCTGATTCGGACACTGTTGATCGTTATCGTTGCGATCCTTCTCCTGCCGGTTCTCATGATGGCGATCACGATGCCCATGATGGGCGTCTGGGGCGGGGGTCATATGTGGGACGGCGGGATGTGGAACGGCACTGGAGCCACGTGGATGTGGCCGCTCATGTCGATCATCCCGTTACTGGTCATACTCGGTCTCGGATATCTCCTGTACAGCGCGGTTCGCCAGTCCGGCGGGCAACGGGCGGATCCTGCACTCGAGGAACTGAGAACCGCCTACGCCCGCGGCGACCTCACGGACGAGGAGTTCGAGGAGCGCCGCGAACGATTGCGACGGGAGAAGTAG
- a CDS encoding DUF1641 domain-containing protein — protein MSEPESEPAPEAAEDAATLEDLVADNPDEVARFLERLGVVNELLDTADLATAAMDDRMVEELAGTATNLGAAADGLATPEAARLGEATGENADELADAIETLARLQRSGTLDDLLAMADLLALASNAMDDDMVTDLAATGTRLGEVADTATDDDVARTLEDVLEAVGEAGDEPTKPLGVRGLVRALRDLDVRRGLGFVIAIARNTGRRRREQSER, from the coding sequence ATGTCCGAACCTGAATCCGAACCCGCGCCGGAAGCCGCCGAGGACGCAGCGACCCTCGAGGATCTCGTTGCCGACAACCCCGACGAAGTCGCTCGATTCCTCGAGCGCCTCGGCGTCGTCAACGAACTGCTCGACACCGCGGACCTCGCGACCGCCGCGATGGACGACCGGATGGTCGAGGAACTCGCTGGAACGGCGACGAACCTCGGCGCCGCGGCCGACGGACTGGCGACGCCCGAAGCCGCGCGACTCGGCGAGGCGACCGGCGAGAACGCCGACGAGTTGGCCGACGCGATCGAGACTCTCGCTCGCCTGCAGCGGTCGGGCACGCTCGACGACCTGCTGGCGATGGCGGACCTGCTCGCGCTCGCATCGAATGCGATGGACGACGACATGGTTACGGACCTCGCGGCGACCGGGACGCGCCTCGGTGAGGTCGCCGACACTGCGACCGACGACGACGTGGCCCGGACGCTCGAGGACGTGCTCGAGGCCGTGGGTGAAGCGGGTGACGAACCGACGAAACCGCTTGGTGTACGCGGGCTGGTGCGTGCCCTCAGAGACCTCGACGTTCGGCGGGGTCTGGGGTTCGTGATCGCCATCGCTCGCAATACGGGGCGGAGGCGACGGGAGCAGTCCGAGCGATAA
- a CDS encoding sulfurtransferase TusA family protein has product MTDAHNPDVTIDSRDATCPGPLMDLIGKVKNLDPGTVVELQTTERNSTTDVPEWLEEAGHDLLEIEERDEYWSIYLEVN; this is encoded by the coding sequence ATGACTGACGCACACAATCCGGACGTAACGATCGACTCACGAGACGCAACGTGTCCCGGCCCGCTAATGGACCTCATCGGGAAGGTGAAGAATCTCGATCCCGGCACCGTGGTCGAACTCCAGACCACCGAGCGCAACTCCACGACGGACGTTCCGGAGTGGCTCGAGGAGGCCGGCCACGACTTACTCGAGATCGAGGAGCGCGACGAGTACTGGAGTATCTATCTGGAGGTCAACTGA
- a CDS encoding SHOCT domain-containing protein, which translates to MTDPYETIGRYASRATAFGAVLLVAATATASAQPHGGGTGGAMGGWGAFGGWMFLWPFVLLGLLALLVVWAGSRRRGDRTDRTDRADRADRSDRALEELRERYARGELSEEEFERRRHNLYP; encoded by the coding sequence ATGACCGACCCATACGAAACGATCGGGCGGTATGCGAGCCGAGCGACAGCCTTCGGCGCCGTCCTCCTCGTCGCCGCGACCGCGACGGCGTCCGCACAGCCCCACGGCGGCGGTACCGGCGGAGCGATGGGCGGCTGGGGAGCGTTCGGCGGCTGGATGTTCCTCTGGCCATTCGTCCTGCTCGGCCTACTAGCCCTGCTGGTCGTCTGGGCCGGCAGTCGGCGCCGGGGTGACCGAACCGACCGCACCGACCGCGCCGACCGCGCTGACCGATCCGACCGTGCGCTCGAGGAACTCCGCGAGCGATACGCACGCGGCGAACTCTCGGAAGAGGAGTTCGAGCGACGACGACACAACCTGTACCCCTAG
- a CDS encoding co-chaperone YbbN: MSESIDDERERIREQRKRELQERLENGGSLDAADAGGEGTTPDEPIEITGQGHLDEVVAEHDVVLVDCYADWCGPCQMMEPTIEALAVETDAAVAKVDVDAHQQIAQQLGARGVPTLVLYADGQPVERTVGAQDRGTLEGLIEQHA, from the coding sequence ATGAGCGAGTCCATCGACGACGAACGAGAACGGATCCGCGAACAGAGGAAGCGAGAGTTGCAGGAGCGCCTCGAGAACGGCGGGAGCCTCGACGCGGCCGATGCCGGCGGGGAGGGCACCACGCCCGACGAGCCGATCGAGATCACGGGTCAGGGCCACCTCGACGAGGTCGTCGCGGAGCACGACGTCGTCCTCGTGGACTGCTACGCCGACTGGTGTGGCCCCTGCCAGATGATGGAGCCGACGATCGAGGCCCTCGCCGTGGAGACCGACGCTGCGGTCGCGAAGGTCGATGTCGACGCTCATCAGCAGATCGCCCAGCAACTAGGCGCTCGCGGCGTCCCGACGCTCGTCCTCTACGCGGACGGCCAGCCGGTCGAACGCACGGTCGGCGCCCAGGACCGCGGGACGCTCGAGGGATTGATCGAGCAACACGCGTAG
- a CDS encoding DUF1684 domain-containing protein: protein MSTDWRRAIETQREEKDRYFGDDPHSPIPDAERESFDGLEYYPIDEDYRFQLPLDEYDDPESVTVGTSTDGEREYLRWGEFRFTVDGEDVALQAYKADPDDERLWVPFRDTTSGDETYGAGRYLDLEYDSHRTNDGNWVLDFNEAYNPTCAYSDRYECPLPPTENWLEVPIEAGEQAFH from the coding sequence ATGTCCACTGACTGGAGACGAGCGATCGAAACGCAACGGGAAGAGAAAGACCGGTACTTCGGCGACGATCCGCACTCGCCGATCCCGGACGCGGAACGCGAGTCGTTCGACGGCCTCGAGTACTACCCGATCGACGAGGACTACCGGTTCCAACTCCCCCTCGACGAGTACGACGACCCCGAATCGGTCACCGTCGGGACGAGCACCGACGGCGAGCGGGAGTACCTGCGCTGGGGTGAATTCCGGTTCACCGTCGACGGCGAAGACGTCGCACTGCAGGCCTACAAGGCGGATCCGGACGACGAGCGGCTCTGGGTCCCGTTCCGAGATACGACCAGCGGCGACGAGACCTACGGTGCCGGTCGATATCTCGACCTCGAGTACGACAGCCATCGAACGAACGACGGAAACTGGGTCCTCGACTTCAACGAGGCGTACAACCCGACGTGCGCCTACTCCGATCGATACGAGTGTCCGCTCCCGCCGACGGAAAACTGGCTCGAGGTCCCGATCGAGGCCGGCGAACAGGCGTTTCACTGA
- a CDS encoding cupin domain-containing protein, whose product MQKIDIDDMNPESGPQNRQSVSEPLDAQDFSMNYYALEPGEEFAGSLHTHLDQEESFFVLEGEAAFETKPELAADSETVTVSEGEMIRFDAGEYQQGRNESDDTLRALALGTPQESTDVRVAVPCQDCGESEYLEFTMVDGEPAMECPDCGTELEV is encoded by the coding sequence ATGCAGAAAATCGATATCGACGACATGAATCCGGAATCGGGACCCCAGAATCGACAAAGTGTGTCGGAGCCACTCGACGCCCAGGATTTCTCGATGAACTATTACGCACTCGAGCCGGGCGAGGAATTCGCTGGCAGTCTTCACACGCATCTCGACCAGGAGGAGTCGTTTTTCGTGCTCGAGGGAGAGGCCGCGTTCGAGACGAAGCCGGAGCTAGCGGCGGATAGCGAAACCGTCACCGTCAGCGAGGGAGAGATGATCCGGTTCGATGCGGGCGAATACCAGCAGGGTCGAAACGAATCGGACGACACCCTCCGCGCGCTCGCCCTCGGCACTCCACAGGAGTCGACCGACGTTCGGGTCGCAGTGCCGTGTCAAGACTGTGGTGAAAGCGAGTACCTGGAGTTCACGATGGTCGACGGGGAACCAGCAATGGAATGCCCGGACTGTGGCACCGAACTCGAGGTCTAG
- a CDS encoding thiol-disulfide oxidoreductase DCC family protein, whose product MPPPTLVYDDDCGVCTRAARFVDRRAAIDIVGFSELSDDRRARLPADYEECAHLVTDRTTYSCGEAMERAYERTGLPPSQLFPLFRRVPGYGRVREFVYRLVASNRPLISRLLPSVV is encoded by the coding sequence ATGCCACCACCGACGCTCGTCTACGACGACGATTGCGGCGTCTGTACTCGCGCGGCGCGGTTCGTGGACCGCCGCGCGGCGATCGATATCGTCGGCTTTTCGGAACTCTCGGACGACCGACGAGCCCGTTTGCCGGCCGACTACGAGGAGTGTGCGCACCTCGTCACCGACCGGACCACGTACTCCTGTGGCGAAGCGATGGAGCGTGCCTACGAACGAACGGGCCTCCCGCCGTCGCAGCTGTTCCCGCTGTTCCGTCGCGTTCCGGGATACGGCCGCGTTCGCGAGTTCGTGTATCGACTCGTCGCGTCGAACCGACCGTTGATCAGCCGGTTGCTTCCGTCGGTCGTGTGA
- a CDS encoding TrkA family potassium uptake protein has translation MSLLKSRRTGYYLLLVAVTTVFFTLLYNHGMGAWEDRPQPLYRSLEIVFQTYTTTGYGEDAPWQTPQMNLLMIGMQLAGIGLILTAADVFAVPWLRNALSPSAPTTTDAVDHVVICEYTPRGEEFVAELNSRGQEYVIVESDVERATALHEADNRVVHGDPESIKTLENAGVDRARAVVADAADDVNASIVLSAKEVNPDVRTVTLAEDVALEEYHRIAGADSVLSPRQLLGESLARQVPTVVTTVVDDGIELGNDLELVELSIETGSELCNRTVDEARLRERFGVDIVGVWVDGDFKSPIVPEIELNEDIRLLVAGEPKRITALREEATSSIQSLSVQRVLVAGYGEAGSTAADVLAETNTEVTVIDSEEKAGVDIVGDAREPAVFREAGIDDASAVIVTLNDDTTAIFTTLIASDLNPDVDVIVRANEPESKGKLYRAGAAYVQSLATVSGRMLASTIYEDESVLAVGRQIDVVELPVGRLAGRTLVDADVRSETGATVLVVVRDGETIADFDPDTFTFEPDDEVVLAGTDESVRRFETEFLSGV, from the coding sequence ATGTCGCTACTGAAATCACGTCGTACCGGCTACTACCTTCTGTTGGTGGCCGTGACGACCGTTTTCTTCACGCTTTTGTACAACCACGGAATGGGCGCGTGGGAGGACCGCCCGCAGCCCCTGTACCGGTCCCTCGAGATCGTCTTCCAGACGTACACGACGACCGGATACGGCGAAGACGCACCGTGGCAAACGCCACAAATGAACCTGTTGATGATCGGAATGCAACTCGCCGGGATCGGGCTCATCCTCACGGCGGCCGACGTCTTTGCGGTCCCGTGGCTTCGGAACGCGCTCTCGCCGTCGGCACCGACGACGACGGACGCGGTCGACCACGTCGTCATCTGCGAGTACACGCCGCGCGGCGAGGAGTTCGTCGCGGAACTGAACTCCCGGGGACAGGAGTACGTGATCGTCGAATCCGACGTCGAACGGGCGACGGCCCTCCACGAGGCTGACAACCGGGTCGTCCACGGCGATCCGGAGTCGATCAAGACCCTCGAGAACGCGGGTGTTGATCGGGCGCGGGCGGTCGTGGCCGACGCGGCCGACGACGTCAACGCGAGCATCGTTCTCTCGGCGAAAGAGGTGAACCCGGACGTCCGAACCGTAACGCTCGCCGAAGACGTGGCGCTCGAGGAGTACCATCGAATCGCTGGCGCGGATAGCGTCCTATCACCCCGACAACTATTGGGCGAGAGCCTTGCCCGGCAGGTCCCGACGGTCGTGACAACGGTCGTCGACGACGGCATCGAACTCGGTAACGACCTGGAACTGGTCGAACTCTCCATCGAGACGGGAAGCGAACTCTGCAACCGAACTGTCGACGAGGCGCGACTCAGGGAGCGGTTCGGGGTCGACATCGTCGGCGTCTGGGTCGACGGCGACTTCAAGAGTCCGATCGTTCCTGAGATCGAACTGAACGAGGACATCCGGCTGTTAGTCGCCGGCGAACCGAAACGGATCACGGCCCTGCGCGAGGAGGCGACGTCGTCCATCCAGTCGCTCTCGGTCCAGCGCGTCCTCGTCGCCGGATACGGCGAGGCGGGGTCGACCGCAGCCGACGTCCTCGCCGAGACGAACACGGAGGTGACCGTGATCGACAGCGAAGAGAAAGCCGGCGTCGACATCGTCGGCGACGCGCGAGAGCCCGCCGTCTTCCGCGAGGCCGGTATCGACGACGCGTCGGCCGTGATCGTCACTCTCAACGACGACACGACAGCGATTTTCACGACGCTGATTGCCAGCGACCTGAACCCGGACGTCGACGTGATCGTGCGGGCGAACGAACCGGAGAGCAAGGGCAAACTGTATCGAGCGGGCGCAGCGTACGTTCAATCGCTGGCGACGGTCAGCGGCCGCATGCTGGCGTCGACGATCTATGAGGACGAGTCGGTGTTAGCCGTCGGCAGGCAGATCGACGTCGTCGAACTCCCCGTCGGTCGACTGGCGGGTCGAACGCTCGTCGACGCTGACGTCCGTTCCGAGACCGGCGCGACCGTCCTCGTCGTCGTCCGCGACGGGGAGACGATCGCAGATTTCGATCCCGACACGTTTACTTTCGAGCCGGACGACGAGGTCGTCCTCGCGGGGACTGACGAGAGCGTCCGTCGGTTTGAAACGGAATTCCTCAGCGGGGTGTAG
- a CDS encoding YeeE/YedE family protein, whose amino-acid sequence MSENRHPLFMPLILVGGLIFGFGLGFSQMARPEVVLNFLQFEDFGLLFVMFGAAIVSGIAFAVMPRIRDSAPLTGDRYERRLKPFDRNVLIGGTIFGVGWGLSGICPGAAYASLGVGNVSILWALAGMFAGAYLQGVWRSKRAAADAAPTGAD is encoded by the coding sequence ATGAGCGAGAACCGTCACCCGCTGTTCATGCCGCTGATCCTCGTCGGCGGCCTGATCTTCGGGTTCGGGCTCGGGTTCAGCCAGATGGCGCGTCCGGAGGTCGTGCTGAACTTCCTGCAGTTCGAGGACTTCGGACTGCTGTTCGTCATGTTCGGCGCTGCAATCGTCTCCGGGATCGCCTTCGCTGTGATGCCCCGGATCCGAGACAGCGCGCCGCTGACAGGTGACCGGTACGAACGGCGGCTGAAGCCGTTCGACCGGAACGTTCTGATCGGCGGCACGATCTTCGGCGTCGGCTGGGGGCTCTCGGGAATCTGTCCCGGCGCTGCCTACGCCAGCCTCGGCGTCGGCAACGTCTCGATCCTGTGGGCACTCGCCGGTATGTTCGCCGGCGCCTACCTGCAGGGCGTCTGGCGCAGCAAGCGCGCTGCGGCCGACGCAGCCCCAACGGGTGCCGACTAA
- a CDS encoding YeeE/YedE family protein, with product MVADPVPLQLAAELFPNGISRYAVGGLLVGLGAVVIYIGTGIPAGASTFLESTLSYVSGQSRFQQYVSSRDWRVVFTLGIILGGLAFAATVQSGVITTSLYQPGTTGELYEVGGVTLWSTDVQAWRLLVGGVFVGIGTRIGKGCTSGHGVCGVGSASKTSLVGVATFLTVAIVTAQIVAALGVSP from the coding sequence ATGGTAGCTGATCCAGTCCCACTCCAGTTGGCCGCCGAGCTGTTCCCCAACGGGATCAGTCGCTACGCCGTCGGCGGGTTACTCGTCGGTCTCGGCGCGGTCGTGATCTATATAGGGACCGGCATCCCGGCCGGAGCGAGCACGTTCCTCGAGTCGACGCTGTCGTATGTCTCCGGGCAATCGCGGTTCCAGCAGTACGTCTCGTCCCGGGACTGGCGCGTCGTGTTCACGCTCGGCATCATTCTGGGCGGGCTGGCGTTCGCAGCGACGGTCCAGTCTGGAGTGATCACAACCTCGCTCTACCAGCCCGGGACGACTGGCGAACTGTACGAGGTCGGCGGCGTGACGCTTTGGTCGACCGACGTGCAGGCCTGGCGGCTGCTAGTCGGCGGCGTGTTCGTTGGGATCGGCACCCGAATTGGCAAAGGATGTACGTCCGGCCACGGAGTCTGCGGCGTCGGTTCGGCGTCGAAGACTTCACTCGTCGGCGTGGCGACGTTCCTGACGGTCGCGATCGTGACCGCACAGATCGTCGCGGCACTGGGGGTGTCGCCATGA
- a CDS encoding MBL fold metallo-hydrolase, with the protein MDDMDLPMPDVEIESVSSEELKEQIDAGEEVTLLDTRMESEYDEWSIDGETVESINIPYFEFLDDEIDDDVLAQIPDDREITVLCAKGGSSEYVAGTLKERGYDVDHLEDGMNGWARIYERVEVERYDGSGTLYQYQRPSSGCLGYLIVDGDEAAVIDPLRAFTDRYLEDVDDLGADLQYAIDTHIHADHISGVRNLDADGVEGVIPDAAVDRGVTYADEMTLAADGDEFAVGDATIETVYTPGHTSGMTSYLIDDSLLATGDGLFVESVARPDLEEGDDGAPEAASQLYESLQERVLTLPDDTLIGGAHFSDAAEPADDGTFTAPVGQLTEEMDALTMDEDEFVELILSDMPPRPANYEDIIPTNLGQQEADDEEAFELELGPNNCAASQESLAGD; encoded by the coding sequence ATGGACGACATGGACCTGCCAATGCCGGATGTCGAAATCGAATCGGTCAGCTCTGAGGAGCTGAAAGAGCAAATCGATGCGGGCGAGGAGGTCACGCTCCTTGACACTCGTATGGAATCGGAGTACGACGAGTGGAGCATCGACGGTGAGACCGTCGAGTCGATCAACATTCCGTACTTCGAGTTCTTGGACGACGAGATCGACGACGACGTTCTTGCGCAGATCCCCGACGACCGCGAAATTACGGTTCTCTGTGCGAAGGGCGGCTCGAGCGAGTACGTCGCCGGGACGCTGAAAGAGCGCGGCTACGACGTCGATCACCTCGAGGACGGGATGAACGGCTGGGCACGCATCTACGAGCGCGTCGAAGTCGAACGCTACGACGGCTCGGGGACGCTCTATCAGTACCAGCGGCCCTCGAGCGGCTGTCTCGGCTACCTCATCGTCGACGGCGACGAAGCGGCCGTGATCGATCCGCTGCGCGCGTTCACGGATCGCTACCTCGAGGATGTCGACGACCTCGGCGCCGACCTGCAGTACGCGATCGACACGCACATCCACGCGGACCACATCTCGGGCGTCCGTAATCTCGACGCGGACGGCGTCGAAGGCGTCATCCCCGATGCGGCGGTCGACCGCGGCGTCACCTACGCCGACGAAATGACGCTGGCCGCAGATGGCGACGAGTTCGCGGTCGGTGACGCGACGATCGAGACCGTTTACACGCCCGGCCACACCTCCGGGATGACCTCGTACCTGATCGACGACTCGCTGCTCGCCACCGGCGACGGGCTGTTCGTCGAGAGCGTCGCCCGCCCGGACTTAGAGGAGGGCGACGACGGCGCACCCGAGGCCGCAAGTCAGCTCTACGAGTCGCTGCAGGAACGCGTGTTGACCCTGCCCGACGACACGCTCATCGGCGGCGCGCACTTCAGCGACGCAGCCGAGCCCGCCGACGACGGCACCTTTACGGCACCGGTCGGCCAGCTCACGGAAGAGATGGACGCCCTGACGATGGACGAAGACGAGTTCGTCGAACTGATCCTCTCGGACATGCCGCCCCGTCCGGCCAACTACGAGGACATCATTCCGACGAACCTCGGCCAGCAGGAGGCCGACGACGAGGAGGCGTTCGAACTCGAGCTTGGTCCGAACAACTGCGCCGCGAGCCAGGAATCGCTCGCCGGTGACTAA
- a CDS encoding sulfurtransferase TusA family protein — protein MSSEYQTTETLDVKGQSCPMPIVKTKQAIDDLEAGDVLEVVATDSGSISDIQGWADGTGGVELLDQVEDGDLYTHYVKKTE, from the coding sequence ATGAGTTCGGAATACCAAACCACTGAGACGCTAGACGTGAAAGGACAGTCGTGCCCAATGCCCATCGTGAAGACCAAGCAAGCAATCGACGATCTCGAGGCCGGCGACGTGCTCGAGGTTGTCGCAACGGACTCGGGCAGCATAAGTGACATTCAAGGGTGGGCCGACGGTACCGGCGGCGTCGAACTCCTCGACCAGGTCGAGGACGGCGATCTCTACACCCACTACGTGAAGAAGACGGAATAA
- a CDS encoding ZIP family metal transporter translates to MVAFPDEFYWIAAFAIIAALVNSAGIIAIFRHREWAERSLPSLMCLAAGILITTPLIHALPNAVENNADAGFTALAGFLFMYLSNHVIKRRTGAETLAFGVTAAEGIGIHSLVDGVVYTVTFNISLLTGVLAGTGLVVHEFAEGVITYLVLLKADVTERTAATYAFFIAALTTAIGAFVAYPLVSGLGQSDLGLLLGFVSGVLIYVSAAHLLPEAQSYETEHSILTFLVGVGLALFIVFARTM, encoded by the coding sequence ATGGTAGCGTTTCCAGATGAGTTCTACTGGATTGCAGCGTTTGCCATTATCGCGGCGCTGGTGAATAGTGCAGGAATCATCGCGATATTTCGACACCGGGAGTGGGCGGAACGATCGCTCCCGTCTCTCATGTGCCTTGCTGCGGGGATTCTTATCACGACGCCGTTGATTCATGCCCTCCCGAACGCGGTCGAAAACAACGCTGACGCGGGCTTCACCGCCTTGGCTGGCTTCCTCTTCATGTATCTCTCCAACCACGTGATCAAACGTCGCACCGGAGCGGAGACGCTCGCGTTCGGGGTAACTGCTGCGGAGGGCATCGGGATTCACTCGCTGGTTGACGGCGTCGTCTACACCGTCACGTTCAACATCTCGCTGCTGACCGGCGTTCTGGCCGGAACCGGACTGGTCGTCCACGAATTCGCTGAGGGGGTCATCACGTATCTCGTCTTGCTGAAGGCGGACGTGACGGAACGAACGGCGGCAACGTACGCGTTTTTCATCGCGGCATTGACGACAGCGATCGGTGCCTTCGTCGCTTATCCACTGGTGAGCGGGTTGGGACAAAGCGATCTGGGCCTCTTGCTGGGATTCGTCTCGGGCGTGCTGATCTACGTCTCCGCAGCCCATCTGCTCCCTGAAGCACAGTCCTACGAGACGGAACATTCGATACTCACCTTCCTGGTCGGCGTCGGTCTGGCGTTGTTCATCGTGTTCGCGCGGACGATGTGA